Proteins from a single region of Nitrospirota bacterium:
- a CDS encoding putative toxin-antitoxin system toxin component, PIN family, which yields MKLVIDTNVFVSSFFGGNPKKIIDLWKKEKITLCLSNAILDEYIDVLGRIGMRDEAELEELLSLFSKGLNILFTTKTPRIKIVKNDPDDDKFIECAAALGADVVITGDREVLAIKEYMGIKILTPQQFLETHASRT from the coding sequence ATGAAGTTAGTTATTGATACAAATGTCTTCGTCTCATCTTTTTTCGGCGGCAACCCGAAGAAGATCATAGACCTGTGGAAAAAAGAAAAAATAACACTTTGCCTGTCTAACGCTATTCTTGATGAATATATAGATGTCCTCGGCAGAATCGGCATGAGGGACGAAGCTGAACTTGAAGAACTATTGTCCCTTTTCTCAAAAGGTCTTAATATCCTGTTTACCACAAAAACACCAAGGATAAAGATTGTCAAGAATGATCCCGATGATGATAAGTTCATCGAATGCGCTGCGGCATTAGGGGCAGACGTTGTTATAACAGGCGACAGAGAAGTCCTTGCCATAAAGGAATATATGGGTATCAAGATATTAACACCGCAACAGTTTCTGGAAACACATGCAAGCAGGACATAG
- a CDS encoding SIR2 family protein: MESSVMNHKGALSIDEINRKLQFQKDDFPDLHQAAKNESIIFFIGAGVSKLYGCLLWDEMAIALVKKLRESNILTYAEEDILLKDASTNPRKVISICHRKCNKSNKLDIYVQVILDSVAIKDFSKVQNIYKKIFSIKATAHMTTNIDRGLKDFVSSIQDVGKNMKIYNCTLPDDQERMKQANYNVFKDGNIIYLHGNVENIQECVLPVEKYLSHYSDKNSSLNELFSRVETMKGIIIFLGYGLNEWDIIERIYKIKSFSIERVAYLLSPIFTHEITKFKLEMDYYKSFGVEPIPYIIDEENYEKIHFVLDNLATALDKSIPSPYEIISEIEEIGKYAEQ, encoded by the coding sequence ATGGAGAGTTCAGTGATGAACCATAAGGGTGCTCTGTCTATAGATGAGATTAACAGGAAGCTCCAATTCCAGAAAGATGATTTCCCTGACTTACATCAAGCAGCAAAAAATGAAAGTATCATTTTTTTTATAGGAGCAGGTGTTTCTAAATTATATGGTTGTCTTCTTTGGGATGAAATGGCTATTGCCTTAGTAAAAAAACTTCGAGAATCAAACATTTTGACTTATGCTGAAGAGGATATTCTATTAAAAGATGCGAGTACGAATCCACGGAAAGTCATAAGTATTTGTCATAGGAAATGCAACAAAAGTAATAAGTTAGATATATACGTACAGGTAATACTAGATTCTGTAGCAATAAAAGATTTTAGCAAAGTTCAGAATATCTATAAAAAAATATTCTCAATCAAAGCGACAGCACATATGACTACTAACATAGATCGCGGATTAAAGGACTTCGTTTCATCAATTCAGGACGTCGGTAAAAATATGAAAATTTACAACTGCACGCTACCTGATGACCAAGAAAGGATGAAACAAGCGAATTACAACGTATTTAAAGACGGGAATATTATTTATCTACATGGGAATGTCGAGAACATTCAGGAATGTGTCTTACCGGTTGAAAAATATTTATCTCATTATAGTGACAAGAACTCTTCTTTGAATGAATTATTCTCGAGAGTAGAAACAATGAAGGGTATCATCATTTTTTTGGGATATGGATTAAATGAGTGGGATATAATTGAAAGAATTTATAAAATTAAAAGCTTTTCTATTGAACGTGTAGCTTATCTTTTGAGCCCTATTTTTACCCATGAAATAACAAAATTCAAACTTGAAATGGACTACTATAAATCGTTTGGAGTTGAACCTATCCCGTATATAATTGATGAGGAGAATTATGAGAAAATACATTTTGTTCTGGATAACTTGGCAACTGCATTGGATAAGAGCATCCCAAGTCCTTATGAAATTATTTCAGAAATTGAAGAGATAGGAAAGTATGCTGAGCAATAA
- a CDS encoding ribbon-helix-helix protein, CopG family, with translation MTTQMIIRIDDEIKNRLNKLARLEGKTTSEMVRELIEERIKERDIGVYVDDLWNRIGKKLKSKGTTPAAIEKAIKASRKKQG, from the coding sequence ATGACAACGCAGATGATTATAAGGATAGATGATGAGATTAAGAACAGGCTTAACAAACTCGCACGACTTGAAGGCAAAACAACAAGCGAAATGGTCAGGGAACTGATAGAAGAACGCATTAAAGAACGTGATATCGGCGTATACGTTGATGACCTCTGGAACAGAATCGGGAAGAAATTGAAATCAAAAGGCACAACACCTGCAGCGATAGAGAAGGCAATAAAGGCGTCGCGGAAAAAACAGGGATGA
- a CDS encoding DUF3800 domain-containing protein — translation MLYLYLDESGDLGFDFFAKKPSKYFTITVMLVQGMENRKKIAKAVRRTLHNKLPKSEGTELKGSKQSIEVKRYFYRHVESVPLELYALTLNKRRVYDYLSQNKDRVYNFIARKVLDVIPFTDASTRVSLVIDRSKSKKEIKEFDDYLIRQLSGKIEPRIPLDIDHHLSHEDLPLQAVDLFSWGIFVKYQLYSPPRYQIYSPLFPG, via the coding sequence ATGCTTTATCTTTACCTTGATGAAAGCGGCGATTTGGGGTTTGATTTTTTTGCCAAAAAACCATCGAAGTATTTTACTATTACTGTAATGCTGGTGCAGGGTATGGAAAATAGAAAAAAGATAGCCAAGGCTGTAAGGAGAACACTACACAATAAACTACCTAAAAGTGAAGGGACTGAATTAAAAGGTTCAAAACAATCTATAGAGGTTAAGAGATATTTTTATAGGCATGTTGAATCTGTTCCCCTCGAACTTTACGCCCTCACACTAAATAAAAGGCGTGTATATGATTACCTGTCACAGAATAAAGACAGAGTTTACAATTTTATCGCTCGAAAAGTTCTGGACGTCATTCCTTTTACAGACGCCTCAACAAGAGTCAGCCTTGTTATCGACAGGAGCAAAAGCAAGAAGGAAATAAAGGAGTTTGATGACTACTTAATCCGGCAATTAAGCGGCAAAATAGAACCACGAATACCGCTGGATATAGACCACCACCTTTCCCATGAAGATCTTCCTCTTCAGGCAGTTGATTTGTTTTCTTGGGGGATATTTGTCAAG